In Quercus robur chromosome 10, dhQueRobu3.1, whole genome shotgun sequence, a genomic segment contains:
- the LOC126704067 gene encoding disease resistance protein RPV1-like: protein MDDELQSGKKISTKLLEAIESSKISIIVFSKNYTTFTWCLNELVKILEAIESSKILIIVFSKNYATSTWCLNELVKILECKKNGQILLPVFYKVDPSEVRSQSGKFGEALEKHEQFKDNINKVQRWKAALNEAGNLSVGIDSRIAKISWRLDIESNDVRMLVIHGLPGIGSSFLEDVRENSKTNDGVLQLQEALYSKILGGRNLKVHGVSKRINVIMEKLHHKRILLILDDVEKLVQVENLLGNCWFASGSRIIITTREEKLLSTL from the exons ATGGATGATGAACTTCAAAGTGGAAAGAAAATTTCCACAAAACTTCTTGAAGctattgaaagttcaaagaTTTCGATAATTGTCTTCTCTAAAAACTATACAACTTTCACTTGGTGCTTGAATGAACTTGTCAAAATTCTTGAAGctattgaaagttcaaagaTTTTGATAATTGTCTTCTCTAAAAACTATGCAACTTCCACTTGGTGCTTGAATGAACTTGTCAAAATTCTTGAGTGTAAGAAGAATGGCCAAATATTGCTTCCAGTTTTTTACAAGGTGGATCCATCAGAAGTACGTAGCCAAAGTGGAAAGTTTGGAGAAGCGCTAGAAAAACATGAACAATTCAAGGATAATATTAACAAGGTGCAAAGATGGAAGGCAGCTCTAAATGAAGCTGGCAATCTATCTG TTGGAATAGACTCTCgcatagcaaaaataagttggcGTTTAGATATTGAGTCAAATGATGTTCGCATGTTAGTGATCCATGGTCTTCCTGGAATAG GTAGTAGCTTTCTAGAGGATGTTagagaaaactcaaaaacaaatgatgGCGTACTCCAACTACAAGAGGCTCTTTATTCTAAGATCTTAGGGGGTAGAAATTTGAAAGTGCATGGTGTGTCTAAAAGAATCAATGTGATCATGGAAAAGCTTCACCACAAAAGAattcttttaattcttgatgatgtggagAAATTAGTCCAAGTAGAAAATTTGCTTGGAAATTGTTGGTTTGCTTCTGGAAGTAGAATAATTATCACAACAAGAGAGGAAAAGTTGCTATCTACTCTTTGA